The stretch of DNA GCCAACTAGACAGGGACGATCATAGCGATTTATTTATTGAGTATTTAAATTCAGAAGTGCAGGAAGTATTAAGTGATTTTGAAGAAGAAATGGACTGCAAAATTATTAAGTTAAATAACTCAATTTATCTTTTGCCTAACTTTGATAATAGTTTACTAGGTTTTCGTAATAAAGATTTTAGAAGTTCGTTTGGTTCTGGAGCCACTAATAGCGATGTCTATCTTTCCTATTACATAACGATGTTTCTTTTACATCAATTTTACGGTGGGAAAAATCAAAACCCAAAACAACGAGACTTTATTCGTGTGATGACGTTAATCGATGACTTAGACCAAAAGTTCGAGGCTATTTTATCTACTGATGAAGAAGATATGATTGCAGTGGAAGAGGAATTAAACATCAATCTAATTCGAATTGCAGAAGTGTGGAATCAAAAAATCGTCCATGAAGAAAATAAGCGATCAACGAAATACGGAACAGTAATCAGAATATGTTCGCTACTTGAACAAGAAAAGCTTATTCGTTTGTTGGAAGACAAAAAGGAAATTCGCACAACTAAAAAGCTAGATGACTTAATGACGTACTACTTTTTAAATGATAGCCGCATTCAGGAGATTAATAGTATTTTTAAGGAGGAGCCTGTCCATGCCTCAAATTAATCGAATACGTATTATTAACTTTTCATATAACAACCATAATCGTAATATCGTCGATGAAACATTTGACTTTTTTCAAGGGGAAAACGCCCTGCTTAACTTGAAAAACGGTGGAGGGAAAAGTGTTTTAGTACAGCTGCTTCTACAGCCGATTATTCCGAAAACGAGATTGATGAGTAGAAGATTAGAAGACTTTTTCAAAGGTAAGAAAACACCATCTTATATTTTAATAGAATGGAAGCTTGAGGACCAAGGTGGTTATTTCTTAACAGGGGTAGCTTTAAGTAATAGAGAGAGCCAGGTGCGCGAGCAAGAAGATGCGAATAACAGTTTGAAGTATTTTACGTTTACATCTAATTACCGTGAAGCCAATCCATTCGACATTGAAAACATTCCTTTAATCGAAAAGACAGATGGAAATATTGTCGTCAAAGGGTTTAAGGAAGCGAGAAAACGGCTAAAAGAACGAGATGCTACTGCGCAATTAACGCTTTTCAATGATGATGACGGAGTGGA from Lottiidibacillus patelloidae encodes:
- a CDS encoding DUF6063 family protein, with protein sequence MSSVKSGIQIFKILVEHGQLDRDDHSDLFIEYLNSEVQEVLSDFEEEMDCKIIKLNNSIYLLPNFDNSLLGFRNKDFRSSFGSGATNSDVYLSYYITMFLLHQFYGGKNQNPKQRDFIRVMTLIDDLDQKFEAILSTDEEDMIAVEEELNINLIRIAEVWNQKIVHEENKRSTKYGTVIRICSLLEQEKLIRLLEDKKEIRTTKKLDDLMTYYFLNDSRIQEINSIFKEEPVHASN